TGCTGATACTGATCCAGAAAGGTTTGCAGTCCTGCTTCGACCACTTGAGCAATGATTTGTTGTGCGCCCTGCCGAATCAATGCTATGAGTGCATCTGTGAATGTTTTTTGTTGTCGCTGGTGTTCTTAACTCAATCAAGTTATGGTTGTTCATGATGTATTCTTCGCCTGATCTTTTTTGTTTTTCAGCAAGATACGCCTTATTTTTCGTACACTAGATCGAATCATAACTCGATGGCACAACATAGTATTCAGACCGATGGTCATTGTCTATCAATTCTTACACACAACGAAGAATACTCTAGTATTCCTGTTGTGTTTATCCATGGCATTACATTAGTAGCTGATTTCTGGCTCCCAACGTTACCCCCTACCCTGGCAACAACCCCCTGTTACTTCATCAACTTGCCTGCCCACTATCCATCCCAGATACTTCCTGAGACTAAGGTTCTTCCCCTTACCTGTGAGCAACTTGCTACCCAGCTTCACAGAGCAATTCAAGCAGTTGTGGGCGATCGTCCTGTCATTTTAGTTGGGTACTCGGCAGGGGGACTAGCAGCTCTCAGTCTAGCGACTTATTATCCTACTTCAGTCAGCCGTGTTCTCTGCATTTCTGGCTCTGCAAATGGGCAATGGAACGGTGTCATGGGAGGGCTTCAGCGATTGTGTTGCATGGGATATTTAGGCATTTGGCTCTTCAAGCTGATATACAAATTATCAACGTTAAATCCAGTACTCTATCGATGGATAAGTGGACTGTTTGCGGGCGATCGCTCCACTTACTTCGATGCGCCTAGCCTAGAGCCTACCCTCACTGCAGTTTATTCCAAGGCTATTCACCACAACCCTGACGATTTAGCTTATCTATTTCATAGCTTTGCAAGCATGGATCTATCAGAAGAACTGTCTCGCATTCAGTCGCCCGTATTAATCCTGGCAGGGGACTGCGACTCTGTAATTTCTCATCGTCAGACTCAGCATCTCGCGAAAACGATTCCCCAAGTAGAACTCCAAGTTTTACCGGGAATGGGGCATATGTTTTTTGCAGAACGTTTGGCCGAGTATCAGCAAGTTCTAACAAGCTGGGTCACTCAAGCAAGTTGAACAACGTATCACGATCGCCGGCACCTATTAGACCTAATTTAAAGATCAAGAGCCAACGGGGTGCTTGAGCGCTAGCAAATGGATCAGAACGGCTCTTGATCACAGAATCGTTGAATAGGAGTGTAGGGAAAGAGAATTGCGATTGAGCGAGTGGAGCCGTTTGAATTGTTTTTGTGTTGCTTGCGAGCCGATGGGGACACTCGTTGCACAGACACTAATGCTTCTGGATAGCGGGTATGATGAATCGATCGCGTTTTGCTAGAAGTTTAGACTAGAAGAATCGTCAGACTGAAGAGACGACTGAGTGATCGACGGTGGAACCATCCATTGATGCGCCGTTGTAAGTAAGTCCAGCTTTTGCGATCGAATTCGGACTTTGCCGGAAAATGGTTGTAAACTTTTCTGCGGTTGTGTCGCGGCCAC
This is a stretch of genomic DNA from Cyanobacteria bacterium FACHB-DQ100. It encodes these proteins:
- a CDS encoding alpha/beta hydrolase, translating into MAQHSIQTDGHCLSILTHNEEYSSIPVVFIHGITLVADFWLPTLPPTLATTPCYFINLPAHYPSQILPETKVLPLTCEQLATQLHRAIQAVVGDRPVILVGYSAGGLAALSLATYYPTSVSRVLCISGSANGQWNGVMGGLQRLCCMGYLGIWLFKLIYKLSTLNPVLYRWISGLFAGDRSTYFDAPSLEPTLTAVYSKAIHHNPDDLAYLFHSFASMDLSEELSRIQSPVLILAGDCDSVISHRQTQHLAKTIPQVELQVLPGMGHMFFAERLAEYQQVLTSWVTQAS